Proteins encoded together in one Oceanispirochaeta sp. window:
- the asd gene encoding aspartate-semialdehyde dehydrogenase, whose amino-acid sequence MKKVGIIGWRGMVGSVLMDRMMSEGDLAGKTLEPLLFSTSQAGQKAPDFGRELPALADAFDLKTLKEQDIILSCQGGSYTERIYPELKKSGWKGYWIDAASTLRMKEDSLIVLDPVNKDVIQKGLRSGIKTYVGGNCTVSLMLMALNGLFRENLIEWMTSMTYQAASGAGAMNMKELISQMDVLGNSATGLLNPSSAILELDKKITDTLRSDSFPKEQFGAPLAGSLIPWIDKAMDNGMTKEEWKGFAETNKILMNDPAIPIDGLCVRIGSMRCHSQALTIKMTRDIPLDEIEDIIKSSNDWVRFIPNNKEDSLAGLTPAAVSGGLTVPVGRVRKLNMGPDYLTAFTVGDQLLWGAAEPVRRMLKITLDHLEG is encoded by the coding sequence CCCTGTTGTTCTCCACATCCCAGGCAGGTCAGAAAGCCCCTGATTTTGGAAGAGAACTGCCTGCACTGGCAGATGCCTTTGATCTTAAAACCCTCAAGGAGCAGGATATTATCCTCAGCTGCCAGGGCGGTTCCTATACTGAAAGGATCTATCCCGAGCTCAAAAAATCCGGGTGGAAAGGGTACTGGATTGACGCAGCCTCGACTCTGAGGATGAAAGAAGACAGCCTGATTGTTCTGGACCCTGTCAATAAAGATGTTATCCAGAAAGGACTCCGCTCGGGCATCAAGACCTATGTGGGTGGAAACTGCACGGTCAGCCTGATGCTGATGGCTCTGAACGGATTGTTCAGAGAAAACCTGATTGAATGGATGACCTCCATGACCTACCAGGCGGCTTCCGGTGCGGGTGCCATGAATATGAAAGAACTGATCTCCCAGATGGATGTACTGGGCAACAGCGCCACAGGCCTCCTTAATCCTTCCTCAGCCATTCTGGAACTGGATAAGAAGATAACCGACACCCTCCGCAGCGACAGCTTTCCCAAGGAGCAATTCGGAGCACCCCTCGCAGGCAGCCTGATCCCCTGGATAGACAAAGCCATGGATAACGGCATGACCAAGGAAGAATGGAAGGGATTTGCCGAAACCAATAAGATTCTGATGAACGACCCGGCCATACCCATCGACGGGCTCTGTGTCCGCATCGGTTCTATGCGCTGCCACAGCCAGGCATTGACCATCAAGATGACAAGAGACATCCCGCTGGATGAAATCGAAGACATCATTAAAAGCAGCAATGACTGGGTCAGATTCATTCCCAACAATAAAGAGGACTCTCTGGCCGGTTTAACACCTGCCGCCGTATCAGGGGGACTGACAGTGCCCGTGGGAAGAGTCAGAAAACTCAATATGGGCCCGGATTATCTCACAGCCTTTACCGTGGGAGACCAGCTTCTATGGGGTGCGGCCGAACCGGTCCGCCGTATGCTGAAGATCACCCTGGATCATCTGGAAGGCTGA